The following proteins come from a genomic window of Montipora capricornis isolate CH-2021 chromosome 9, ASM3666992v2, whole genome shotgun sequence:
- the LOC138015601 gene encoding uncharacterized protein, whose protein sequence is MWRALRKALKSTSNSSRCLGQIPSSAEKGDETKTTLDEQKDCSSTQRVGDHRKLVLNTYIDGDNFHVGFNIQRLILGLLTKNEKSRALRFSTRFARGKDEDTSNPFSDEVRSWCNGVLTLSSLLACRKFLTDEKSPLHVNVYKIPSQVLSRLLANKPYITLGVIPITERSQTHIGNAKPTDALDEAIASFQSNFSECTAAAQNKLGIKFASMKQHEKAYLLFAQASERGHPLAQFNLGLCFELGKGVDKDLVKAAECYKNAVAQGQTGAMYNLALFYMEGLGGLPKDSQHSLKLLEEAAENGLCKAQLYLGLYYADESSNHCNYSKAIPYLEMAAGKRDPSAEFHLGVCYERGFGTERNMSKAANLYKSAALHGHTGAQYNMGVFYENGLGGFSVNKTEATRYYRMAAEAGDEDARHNLLLLRKQMEAEKRIRHPTEPQNLVFSLFKQINQPSGSLPRCSSSPGILDAVARENKQQSALATSASKPPNPLLAF, encoded by the exons ATGTGGAGAGCTTTAAGAAAAG CACTAAAAAGTACATCGAACTCCTCACGTTGCCTTGGGCAGATTCCATCATCGGCCGAGAAGGGAGACGAGACAAAAACAACTCTAGACGAACAGAAAGACTGCAGCTCTACACAGCGCGTTGGAGATCACAGGAAACTTGTGCTAAACACCTACATAGATGGCGATAACTTTCACGTGGGCTTTAACATCCAACGCTTGATATTGGGACTGTTAACGAAGAATGAAAAATCCCGAGCACTCAGATTTTCAACCCGGTTTGCTCGAGGGAAGGATGAAGATACTTCGAATCCATTTTCTGATGAAGTTCGATCG tGGTGCAACGGAGTTCTTACATTGTCCAGTCTCCTTGCTTGTCGCAAGTTTCTCACAGATGAAAAGTCTCCACTTCATGtgaatgtgtacaaaattccaTCTCAAGTACTCTCAAGATTATTAGCTAACAAACCATACATTACTTTGGGTGTAATCCCTATAACAGAGAGATCTCAAACTCATATAGGAAATGCCAAGCCGACTGATGCCCTTGATGAAGCTATAGCATCATTCCAATCAAACTTTAGCGAGTGTACAGCTGCTGCCCAGAACAAGCTAGGAATCAAGTTTGCGTCTATGAAACAACATGAAAAGGCTTATCTTCTTTTTGCCCAAGCTAGTGAAAGAGGCCATCCTCTGGCACAGTTTAACCTTGGTCTTTGCTTTGAGCTTGGAAAAGGTGTTGACAAAGATCTTGTTAAGGCAGCAGAGTGCTATAAAAATGCAGTTGCCCAGGGACAAACTGGTGCCATGTATAATCTAGCTTTGTTTTATATGGAAGGGCTTGGTGGCCTGCCTAAAGATTCTCAGCATTCCCTGAAACTTCTTGAAGAAGCCGCTGAAAATGGCTTGTGCAAAGCTCAATTATACCTAGGGTTGTATTATGCGGATGAGTCCTCAAACCACTGCAATTACTCAAAGGCAATACCCTACCTTGAAATGGCTGCTGGTAAAAGAGATCCATCAGCTGAATTCCATCTGGGAGTTTGCTATGAACGTGGTTTTGGCACTGAGAGGAACATGTCCAAAGCAGCTAATTTGTACAAGTCTGCAGCATTGCATGGTCACACTGGAGCACAGTACAACATGGGTGTCTTCTATGAAAATGGTCTTGGTGGGTTCAGTGTCAACAAGACGGAGGCAACTCGCTATTACCGCATGGCAGCTGAAGCGGGAGATGAAGATGCAAGGCACAATCTGTTGCTGCTGAGAAAACAAATGGAAGCAGAGAAGCGCATTAGACATCCCACTGAGCCACAAAACTTggtgttttctttatttaagcAAATAAACCAGCCATCAGGAAGTCTTCCACGCTGCTCTTCAAGTCCTGGAATTTTAGATGCTGTAGCGAGAGAAAATAAACAGCAAAGTGCTCTTGCAACTTCTGCAAGCAAACCACCAAATCCATTGCTGGCATTTTGA
- the LOC138015833 gene encoding PRA1 family protein 3-like, giving the protein MAAVAFPPLRSLQDFLTDAQFTAPTLNDLERMENRMINNLIYYQTNYFLIVIVTFILVGVIHPKDLLIGSVAFAVTLIMFGVAQSHEPKLAQMKQQYPFLVPGAVFGLAVLCVYALGSILAFVSGVTVPVAVTLLHAATRKRNIKNKFANAMELFKEDVTPMTIILSRICTIEQEREEKGKR; this is encoded by the exons ATGGCGGCAGTTGCGTTTCCACCTCTTCGGTCTCTTCAAGACTTCCTCACGGATGCACAGTTTACAGCTCCGACATTGAATGACTTGGAGAGAATGGAAAACAGGATGATTAATAACCTCATCTACTATCAAACTAACTACTTCCTGATTGTCATTGTTACTTTCATTTTGGTTGG GGTCATACATCCAAAGGAtcttttgattggttctgtTGCATTTGCTGTAACCTTAATCATGTTTGGTGTTGCACAAAGTCATGAGCCGAAACTTGCACAGATGAAGCAACAATACCCTTTCTTGGTCCCTGGTGCTGTTTTTGGCCTGGCTGTGCTTTGTGTTTATGCACTGGGATCCATTCTTGCATTTGTTTCGGGAGTCACAGTGCCTGTGGCAG TAACACTTTTGCATGCGGCAACACGCAAGAGAAATATCAAGAACAAATTTGCTAATGCCATGGAGCTCTTCAAGGAAGATGTCACCCCTATGACAATCATCCTCTCAAGGATTTGCACCATTGAACAAGAACGTGAAGAGAAAGGGAAGAGATAA